In Halobacillus amylolyticus, the following proteins share a genomic window:
- the grpE gene encoding nucleotide exchange factor GrpE, whose product MNRNKEVEVVEEKDQQEQEIIEPENEAEPTNAEVEQADAEEAIGELEQLQQEKEEVQNRLLRLQADYDNFRRRTQKEREADRKYKSQSIVEELIPVLDNFERALQVEVDGDAAKNFANGMEMVYDQFQAALVKEGVEEIPAQGEVFDPHLHQAVMQVEDDNFESNVVVEQLQKGYRLNDRVIRPAMVKVNQ is encoded by the coding sequence GTGAATAGGAACAAGGAGGTGGAAGTCGTGGAAGAAAAAGATCAACAAGAACAAGAAATTATCGAACCTGAAAATGAAGCAGAACCAACAAATGCTGAGGTGGAACAGGCTGATGCTGAGGAAGCTATCGGTGAACTTGAACAGCTTCAACAAGAGAAGGAAGAAGTTCAGAACCGCTTGCTTAGACTTCAGGCTGATTATGATAATTTTCGACGCCGTACTCAAAAAGAAAGAGAAGCGGATCGAAAATATAAATCACAATCAATAGTTGAAGAACTTATTCCAGTCCTTGATAACTTTGAAAGAGCATTGCAGGTCGAAGTAGACGGAGATGCTGCCAAAAATTTCGCGAATGGAATGGAAATGGTGTATGACCAATTCCAAGCTGCTCTTGTAAAAGAAGGTGTGGAAGAAATTCCTGCCCAAGGAGAAGTATTCGATCCACATCTACATCAAGCAGTGATGCAAGTTGAGGACGACAACTTTGAGTCGAATGTAGTTGTAGAACAGCTGCAAAAAGGCTATCGTTTGAATGATCGGGTCATTCGCCCGGCTATGGTTAAAGTTAATCAATAA
- the lepA gene encoding translation elongation factor 4: MKLTSQSRQERVRNFSIIAHIDHGKSTLADRILEKTQALTQREMKEQFLDAMDLERERGITIKLNAVQLNYKAGDNQDYTFHLIDTPGHVDFTYEVSRSLAACEGAILVVDAAQGIEAQTLANVYLALENDLEIIPVINKIDLPGADTERVKQEIEDVIGIDASDAILASAKEGVGIDEILERIVSDIPAPEGGAGDPLKALIFDSLYDTYRGVVAYTCVREGSVKVGDKIKMMATGKEFEVNEVGVFKPTPTPLKELQVGDVGYLTASIKNIGDSRVGDTITLAGRPAESPLPGYKKMNPMVFCGLYPVDANNYNDLRDALERLELNDSSLQFEPETSQALGFGFRCGFLGMLHMEIIQERIEREYKIDLITTAPSVIYKVTLTDGEEIEVDNPSMMPDNQRLEDVQEPYVKATIMVPNDYVGPVMEICQRKRGNFIDMQYLDDNRVNIVYDIPLSEIVYDFFDSLKSQTKGYASFDYELIGYRASNLVKMDILLNGDTIDALSFIVHRDFAYERGKVIADKLKKLIPRQQFEVPVQAAIGNKIVARTTIKAMRKNVLSKCYGGDISRKRKLLEKQKEGKKRMKMVGSVEVPQEAFMSVLEIDDD; the protein is encoded by the coding sequence ATGAAGTTGACAAGTCAATCTAGACAGGAAAGAGTGCGGAATTTTTCAATCATTGCCCATATTGATCATGGGAAATCGACCTTGGCTGACCGTATTCTTGAAAAAACACAAGCATTAACGCAAAGAGAAATGAAAGAACAGTTTTTAGATGCGATGGATCTTGAACGTGAACGAGGCATAACCATTAAGCTTAACGCTGTTCAGTTGAATTATAAAGCGGGCGACAATCAAGACTATACGTTTCATTTAATTGATACACCAGGACATGTCGATTTTACATACGAAGTGTCCCGCAGCCTGGCAGCTTGTGAAGGGGCGATTCTTGTCGTCGATGCTGCTCAAGGAATTGAAGCACAAACCCTAGCAAACGTCTATTTAGCCTTGGAGAATGACTTGGAAATCATTCCTGTTATTAATAAAATTGATTTACCAGGAGCGGATACAGAAAGGGTTAAGCAAGAAATCGAAGACGTCATTGGTATTGATGCTTCAGATGCCATTTTAGCCTCTGCAAAAGAAGGGGTGGGTATTGATGAAATCTTAGAGCGGATCGTATCGGATATTCCTGCACCTGAAGGGGGTGCGGGTGATCCACTTAAGGCGCTGATTTTTGATTCATTATACGACACTTACCGCGGGGTAGTTGCTTATACTTGTGTCCGTGAAGGCTCCGTAAAAGTCGGAGATAAAATTAAGATGATGGCAACAGGAAAAGAGTTTGAAGTCAATGAAGTGGGAGTATTTAAGCCAACACCAACTCCATTAAAAGAGCTTCAAGTCGGGGATGTAGGATATTTAACCGCATCGATTAAGAATATTGGTGATTCACGGGTCGGGGATACGATTACGCTAGCTGGTCGCCCAGCAGAAAGCCCTCTTCCTGGTTATAAAAAAATGAACCCAATGGTATTCTGTGGTTTGTATCCTGTTGATGCCAATAATTATAATGATCTGAGAGATGCACTTGAGCGTTTAGAATTAAACGATTCCTCTCTGCAATTCGAACCGGAAACTTCCCAGGCTTTGGGCTTTGGATTTCGTTGCGGATTTTTAGGGATGCTGCACATGGAGATCATCCAGGAACGTATTGAACGTGAATATAAAATCGACCTGATTACAACGGCTCCAAGTGTTATTTATAAGGTTACGTTAACGGATGGTGAAGAAATCGAAGTCGATAACCCTTCTATGATGCCTGATAACCAGAGGCTTGAAGACGTTCAAGAGCCATATGTCAAAGCAACAATTATGGTTCCTAATGATTACGTTGGGCCGGTGATGGAGATCTGCCAGCGGAAACGTGGAAATTTTATAGACATGCAATACCTGGATGACAATCGTGTGAATATCGTGTATGACATTCCATTATCCGAAATTGTTTATGATTTCTTTGATTCATTGAAGTCCCAAACTAAAGGGTATGCCTCATTCGATTATGAACTGATTGGCTATCGCGCTTCGAACCTTGTTAAAATGGACATCTTATTAAACGGGGATACAATTGATGCGTTATCGTTTATCGTTCACCGCGATTTCGCCTACGAACGAGGTAAAGTCATTGCCGATAAACTGAAGAAACTTATTCCGCGCCAGCAATTTGAAGTGCCAGTTCAAGCAGCCATTGGCAACAAAATTGTTGCCCGTACGACGATTAAGGCGATGAGGAAAAATGTATTATCAAAATGTTACGGTGGTGACATTTCACGGAAGCGTAAACTGCTTGAGAAGCAAAAAGAAGGTAAAAAACGCATGAAGATGGTTGGCTCAGTAGAAGTGCCACAGGAAGCGTTTATGTCCGTATTAGAAATAGATGACGATTAA
- the hrcA gene encoding heat-inducible transcriptional repressor HrcA: MLTERQLLILQVIIDDFILTAQPVGSRSISKKEAVTFSSATIRNEMADLEEMGFLEKTHSSSGRVPSEKGYRFYVDHLLSPLRLSNKETETIRDAFKDRMMEFERVVQKSAGILSDLTNYTSIILGPEVFETKLKQLQIVPLNEQSAIAILVTNTGHVEHRAFNAPVDMHPAQLEKMVNILNDRLRGVPLVQLHEKLQTEIRYLVREHMDEQAFMYLQAALMDEHPAKLYIGGKTNILMQPEFKDLEKVRSLYAIIERENEMADLLRSGDQGLHVRIGHENPFDAMQNCSLITASYTLGNEQVGTIALLGPTRMEYNRVISLLNVLSKHMTETFKGWY, from the coding sequence ATGTTAACTGAAAGACAATTGCTAATTCTGCAAGTGATTATTGATGACTTCATCCTGACTGCACAGCCTGTGGGCTCGCGGTCGATTTCTAAAAAAGAAGCTGTAACCTTTAGTTCTGCAACCATACGCAATGAGATGGCTGATCTTGAAGAAATGGGTTTCTTAGAGAAAACCCATTCATCTTCAGGAAGAGTTCCATCGGAGAAAGGTTATCGCTTTTATGTCGATCATCTTTTATCTCCGCTTCGATTGTCGAATAAGGAAACAGAGACAATTAGAGATGCATTTAAGGACCGTATGATGGAATTTGAACGAGTTGTTCAGAAATCGGCTGGTATTTTGTCCGACCTGACTAACTATACGTCAATCATTCTAGGCCCGGAAGTATTCGAAACGAAGCTGAAGCAGCTACAGATTGTTCCTCTAAACGAACAGTCTGCGATTGCTATTTTGGTGACGAATACTGGTCATGTTGAACATAGGGCTTTTAATGCTCCAGTAGACATGCACCCAGCACAGCTTGAAAAAATGGTCAATATTCTAAATGACCGCCTGCGCGGTGTGCCATTGGTACAGCTTCATGAGAAACTTCAAACGGAAATTCGTTACCTGGTAAGAGAACACATGGATGAGCAGGCATTTATGTATTTGCAAGCTGCCTTAATGGATGAGCACCCGGCTAAGCTTTATATTGGCGGAAAGACGAATATACTCATGCAGCCGGAATTTAAGGATTTAGAGAAAGTACGCTCTCTTTATGCCATCATTGAAAGGGAAAATGAAATGGCAGACTTGTTAAGGTCAGGTGATCAAGGTCTTCATGTCCGTATCGGTCATGAGAATCCTTTTGATGCCATGCAAAACTGCAGCCTGATCACCGCGAGCTATACACTTGGAAATGAGCAGGTAGGTACGATTGCTTTACTCGGACCTACACGTATGGAGTACAATCGGGTGATTTCATTATTAAATGTTTTATCCAAGCATATGACAGAGACGTTTAAAGGATGGTATTAA
- the rpsT gene encoding 30S ribosomal protein S20, with amino-acid sequence MPNIKSAKKRVRVNDDARSLNAAFKSDMRTAVKRVETLVSSNDKDDAKQALTTAVKKIDKAVQRGALDKNNGNRKKSRLAKKVNAL; translated from the coding sequence ATGCCTAATATTAAATCAGCTAAAAAACGCGTACGTGTAAATGACGATGCTCGCTCCCTAAATGCGGCATTCAAATCTGACATGCGTACTGCGGTTAAACGTGTTGAAACGCTTGTATCAAGCAATGATAAAGATGATGCTAAACAAGCCCTTACAACTGCCGTTAAAAAAATTGACAAGGCTGTCCAACGCGGTGCTCTTGACAAAAACAATGGTAACCGTAAAAAGTCACGCCTAGCTAAAAAAGTGAACGCACTATAG
- the hemW gene encoding radical SAM family heme chaperone HemW: MTISSAYIHIPFCQQICHYCDFTKFFYNERLADEYLDALYQEIHTYIPQEKAKVRTIFVGGGTPTVVTHKQLEKLLTMIDEHFDVSTCEEYTFEANPGDLDMEKVKLLKSYGVNRISLGVQVFDDEMLEKIGRVHRVKDVYTNIDRLMQVGLTNISIDLMYALPGQTVEGFEKTVDEAMQFGLPHYSSYSLQIEPKTVFYQRYKKGTLVKPPEDDEAEMYELLQRKLTANGVNQYEISNFAKPGFESKHNLTYWNNDYYYGIGAGSHGYMPGKRTINIRPLPAYVKQAMENGRPILHEESVGLKEQMEEEMFLGLRKASGVSLVGFERKFGRTLNEVFKGAVPNLKQRNLLIETEGNVRLTERGKLLGNEVFQEFLLDS; this comes from the coding sequence ATGACGATTTCCTCTGCATATATTCATATTCCGTTTTGCCAGCAAATTTGTCATTACTGTGATTTTACTAAGTTTTTTTATAATGAACGTTTAGCTGACGAATATTTAGACGCTCTTTACCAGGAAATACACACGTATATTCCTCAAGAAAAAGCCAAGGTTAGGACGATTTTCGTGGGAGGAGGGACTCCAACTGTTGTAACCCATAAACAGCTTGAGAAACTTTTAACCATGATTGACGAACACTTTGATGTCTCTACTTGTGAGGAGTACACCTTTGAAGCAAACCCCGGAGATTTAGATATGGAAAAAGTAAAACTTCTGAAGTCATACGGAGTCAACCGAATATCCTTAGGTGTTCAGGTATTTGATGATGAGATGCTTGAAAAGATCGGCCGAGTTCACCGAGTGAAAGATGTTTATACAAATATTGACCGTCTAATGCAAGTGGGTCTCACAAATATAAGTATCGACTTAATGTATGCTTTACCAGGGCAGACTGTTGAGGGCTTTGAGAAAACGGTTGATGAAGCAATGCAGTTCGGTTTGCCGCACTATTCTTCTTATTCGCTGCAAATTGAGCCAAAAACCGTTTTCTATCAAAGGTATAAAAAAGGGACCCTTGTTAAACCTCCAGAGGATGATGAAGCTGAAATGTATGAGTTGCTTCAAAGAAAGCTGACGGCTAACGGTGTAAATCAGTATGAGATAAGTAATTTTGCTAAACCTGGCTTTGAAAGTAAGCATAACTTGACATACTGGAATAATGATTACTATTACGGGATTGGCGCCGGTTCCCATGGGTACATGCCAGGAAAGAGAACAATTAATATTCGCCCGCTTCCAGCCTACGTTAAACAAGCGATGGAAAACGGGAGGCCCATCTTACATGAAGAATCAGTTGGTTTAAAAGAGCAAATGGAGGAAGAAATGTTTCTCGGTTTAAGGAAAGCGAGTGGCGTTTCCTTGGTGGGATTTGAGCGGAAATTCGGAAGAACCCTGAACGAAGTATTCAAAGGGGCAGTACCTAATCTGAAACAGCGTAATCTATTGATTGAAACCGAGGGAAATGTTCGCTTGACGGAACGTGGAAAGCTATTAGGAAATGAAGTGTTCCAGGAATTTTTGCTGGATTCTTGA
- the gpr gene encoding GPR endopeptidase, whose amino-acid sequence MAIDENFVVRTDLALEAQEMNVEADPAQTGPDGVDVTEEQLDDIKVTYVKVDPEGAERIGKKAGNYVTIESQAIRKQDTKMQDELSTCLSKQLKKLLADNGIKDSDRCLIVGLGNHRVTPDAIGPFAIDEVLVTSHLFELQPETVAEGYRNVSAVTPGVMGITGIETSDMIHGIIHEINPDFVIAIDALASRSINRLNATIQLSDTGIHPGSGVGNKRKEISKETYGMPVFSIGVPTVVDAVTITSDSIDYVLKHFGREWREKDRPSNALSPALNPFEKRKELTEEDLPSEEQGQAVMGMFAKLGDEEKRQLIKEVLTPLGHNLMVTPKEVDSFVEDMAHLISAGINGALHAVIEDSDAQSYTKF is encoded by the coding sequence ATGGCAATTGATGAAAACTTTGTAGTACGAACAGATTTAGCATTAGAAGCTCAGGAAATGAATGTTGAAGCTGATCCAGCTCAAACGGGTCCCGATGGTGTTGATGTAACGGAAGAACAGCTTGATGATATAAAGGTAACCTATGTAAAGGTTGACCCCGAAGGAGCGGAAAGAATCGGGAAAAAGGCAGGTAACTACGTTACGATTGAATCCCAGGCTATCCGTAAACAGGATACAAAAATGCAGGATGAATTATCGACCTGCTTATCAAAGCAGCTTAAAAAGCTGTTAGCTGACAATGGTATTAAGGATTCCGATCGCTGTTTAATTGTAGGGCTTGGCAACCACAGAGTTACACCTGATGCAATCGGTCCTTTTGCAATAGATGAAGTGTTGGTGACAAGCCATTTGTTTGAACTGCAGCCTGAAACCGTGGCGGAAGGATACCGCAATGTATCAGCTGTTACACCCGGGGTGATGGGGATAACTGGAATTGAAACGAGTGACATGATCCACGGTATCATCCATGAAATCAATCCCGATTTTGTCATTGCAATAGATGCCCTTGCATCAAGATCTATCAATCGCTTAAATGCAACGATCCAATTATCTGACACTGGGATCCATCCTGGTTCTGGTGTAGGTAATAAACGAAAAGAAATCAGCAAAGAGACTTATGGTATGCCGGTTTTTTCGATTGGTGTACCAACAGTCGTTGATGCTGTGACAATAACAAGTGATTCCATTGATTATGTATTAAAGCACTTTGGTAGAGAATGGCGTGAGAAAGATCGTCCATCTAATGCACTTTCTCCTGCCTTAAACCCTTTTGAAAAAAGAAAAGAACTGACAGAAGAAGACCTTCCGAGTGAAGAGCAAGGTCAAGCGGTCATGGGTATGTTTGCAAAATTGGGGGATGAGGAGAAGAGACAGCTCATTAAAGAAGTGTTGACACCACTTGGACACAACTTAATGGTGACACCAAAAGAAGTTGACTCATTTGTAGAAGATATGGCCCATTTGATTTCGGCAGGTATCAATGGTGCATTGCATGCAGTAATAGAAGACAGTGATGCACAATCCTATACTAAATTTTAA
- a CDS encoding YqzM family protein: MNEFRKDIQSKTNDVIDSGLGFVFSFVFFFVIFFIGVLFEFIGR; this comes from the coding sequence ATGAACGAATTTAGAAAGGATATACAGTCTAAGACGAATGACGTAATTGATTCCGGATTAGGTTTCGTATTCTCGTTTGTTTTCTTTTTCGTCATTTTCTTCATAGGCGTACTATTCGAATTTATCGGACGCTAA
- a CDS encoding DNA internalization-related competence protein ComEC/Rec2, translated as MKANLHLPVLAMAGGGVLSNTTGLMMYLSLGMLIIWLIKLRGMPIWIIILSVFIMFGYVYFTPQAPSSANPPTFLEGKLISPIIETESTIRTTLRRQQSDEKAIIIYFKKDVEPAEISHVRSQLKHGAQCTFLGESTIPDQARNPGQFDYRHYLNNQQIFWEMTLQSSDQIICKGQSFLHKAYKARSTIISTVEEAMDPKAFAWTSALVFGDTQFLSEERIEWFRNFSLSHILAISGLHVGLFLSGVFLLLFRSGFTTMEQARGIILFILPAYSFLSGAAPSVLRAVFMAVFLLLILQLKIKAAVIDVLALVAFLLLLVSPSYFYNLGFQFSFIVTFSLLLSFPLLKHKNIWVISAVISFISQAVILPLQLHYFYEMNPLSLIANVLLVPYFSFFIIPLLFFFVFLSFLFPSLTLILSKTTISIHEQFLNGLMAVSQPLNIQWVVGELPLEWMLLYFILFGFMMVNWVQNRLSAAFLFGVGTVVILASYSVKPYLSEHGTVTMLDVGQGDSFVIELPHRKGVIIIDAAGPPIFSNDANRIADHIIGPFLKSRGIKQIDALIISHMDRDHSGSVNRLVDLFRIEEIYVSPYHKIDQKNVNVNVVEQGDVLKLGAYKFQVLHPGNDEKETNENSVVIYTQLGGRTWLFTGDISTQIEAKLFKNYPSLSADVLKVGHHGSHTSTSEAWIRGLNPAIALVSAGVDNRYGHPHEEVIERLLQEDVLVLRSDIHGAVHYQFTKQSGTFSTFLPYNAENRKRLP; from the coding sequence ATGAAAGCAAATCTCCATCTCCCGGTTTTAGCCATGGCTGGGGGAGGGGTACTATCTAACACTACGGGATTGATGATGTATCTGTCACTCGGTATGTTAATCATATGGTTGATTAAGCTCCGAGGGATGCCAATTTGGATAATCATCCTCTCAGTCTTTATCATGTTTGGCTATGTATATTTCACTCCCCAGGCACCTTCTTCAGCTAACCCCCCTACATTCCTTGAAGGCAAACTAATCTCACCTATTATCGAAACAGAAAGCACAATACGAACGACTCTTCGAAGGCAGCAAAGTGATGAAAAAGCGATCATTATTTATTTTAAAAAGGACGTTGAGCCGGCTGAGATTAGCCACGTCCGATCACAGTTAAAGCATGGTGCCCAATGTACCTTTTTGGGGGAGTCTACTATACCTGATCAAGCTCGCAACCCAGGGCAGTTTGATTATCGACACTATTTAAATAATCAACAAATATTTTGGGAAATGACATTACAGTCATCTGATCAGATAATCTGCAAAGGGCAGTCCTTTCTGCACAAGGCTTATAAAGCACGAAGCACAATTATATCCACGGTAGAAGAAGCAATGGATCCAAAGGCTTTTGCCTGGACGTCTGCCCTCGTATTTGGTGATACGCAATTTCTTTCAGAAGAGAGAATCGAATGGTTTCGAAATTTTAGCTTATCACATATTTTAGCGATTTCCGGTCTTCATGTCGGGCTTTTCCTGAGTGGAGTGTTCTTGCTGCTATTTCGGTCAGGCTTTACTACAATGGAACAAGCAAGAGGAATTATTCTATTCATTCTTCCTGCCTACAGTTTTCTTTCAGGTGCAGCGCCTTCTGTTTTAAGAGCCGTATTTATGGCAGTGTTTCTGCTGCTGATCCTACAATTAAAGATAAAAGCAGCTGTCATCGATGTCCTCGCTCTTGTTGCCTTTCTGCTATTATTAGTCTCTCCATCATACTTCTACAACTTGGGTTTTCAATTCTCATTTATCGTAACGTTTAGTTTACTGCTGTCTTTTCCATTGCTAAAACATAAAAATATCTGGGTGATCTCAGCTGTAATCAGTTTTATAAGCCAAGCCGTCATCTTACCTTTACAACTTCACTATTTTTATGAAATGAATCCCTTGTCCTTGATAGCAAATGTCTTGCTCGTGCCGTATTTCTCCTTTTTCATCATTCCGCTGCTGTTTTTCTTCGTATTCCTATCGTTCCTTTTTCCATCATTGACGTTGATCCTATCTAAAACCACAATTTCTATTCATGAACAGTTTCTAAATGGGCTAATGGCTGTGAGTCAACCTTTGAACATCCAGTGGGTCGTAGGTGAGCTACCTTTAGAGTGGATGCTGCTTTATTTCATCCTGTTTGGATTTATGATGGTTAACTGGGTCCAAAACCGGCTAAGCGCAGCCTTTTTGTTCGGGGTAGGTACGGTTGTCATTCTTGCTAGTTATTCGGTAAAACCCTACTTGTCTGAACATGGCACTGTGACCATGTTAGACGTCGGCCAAGGTGATTCATTTGTCATTGAGCTACCTCATAGAAAAGGAGTGATCATTATTGATGCAGCCGGACCACCAATCTTTAGCAATGATGCAAACAGGATTGCTGATCATATTATTGGGCCTTTCTTAAAGTCCAGAGGAATTAAACAAATTGATGCACTGATAATTTCTCATATGGATCGCGACCATAGTGGAAGTGTTAATCGATTAGTTGACTTATTTCGTATAGAGGAGATCTATGTAAGTCCATACCATAAAATCGATCAGAAAAATGTCAATGTAAATGTGGTCGAACAAGGGGATGTGCTTAAGCTGGGTGCGTACAAATTTCAAGTGCTTCATCCGGGGAATGATGAGAAAGAAACCAATGAAAATTCAGTAGTAATTTATACACAGCTCGGAGGCAGGACATGGCTATTTACCGGAGACATCTCAACTCAAATAGAAGCAAAACTTTTTAAAAATTACCCATCATTATCAGCAGATGTGCTAAAAGTTGGTCACCACGGAAGCCATACATCGACATCTGAAGCATGGATCAGGGGCTTAAATCCAGCCATCGCTCTAGTATCTGCAGGAGTGGATAATCGTTACGGGCATCCCCACGAAGAAGTGATCGAGCGTCTACTTCAAGAGGATGTACTTGTCTTAAGATCGGATATTCATGGAGCAGTGCATTATCAATTCACTAAACAATCAGGAACGTTTTCCACCTTCTTGCCGTATAATGCAGAAAACAGAAAAAGACTGCCTTAG
- the spoIIP gene encoding stage II sporulation protein P, with amino-acid sequence MSLIRKNRPNYIKRLSKWMVITTAMLLLLFIGIGILTGAKSTYRLYSETIQNFTTQLEGSDFLYLFEMENKIYANARPEGAELPSLSHLSFQVLTSVTPNDPRSLLGREIPGLSSYNSEIVIAGEGTDYTNLPVESQPPLDVVLEDREAVEPKNNEEVSPPPEKENERSTGNRDVVFIYSTHNRESFLPHLPEGTEAAYHDEVNITKVGERFAQSLEANGIGAKVDQSDITTTANEQGIGSYAASRPVVKEAMATNDDIKYVFDLHRDSVSRDVTTTEINGDTYARTIFVVGAKHPDYEQNLKTATELHKMLEEQYPGLSRGVLTKKGSGSNGIYNQDLSSNAVLLEFGGIHNSLDEAYRTADVMGEVFSDYYWKKAEKVSSES; translated from the coding sequence ATGTCACTAATTAGAAAAAACCGCCCAAACTACATAAAACGCTTGTCAAAATGGATGGTCATTACTACTGCGATGCTGCTTTTACTATTTATCGGCATTGGGATTCTTACGGGTGCTAAATCAACCTATCGTCTTTATTCAGAGACTATCCAAAATTTTACTACACAGCTTGAAGGAAGCGATTTTCTTTATTTATTTGAAATGGAGAATAAAATTTATGCTAATGCTCGGCCTGAAGGGGCAGAGTTGCCTAGCTTATCACATTTATCTTTTCAGGTGCTTACGAGCGTCACGCCAAATGATCCTCGGAGCTTACTTGGCAGGGAAATACCGGGATTATCATCCTACAATAGTGAAATTGTTATTGCTGGTGAAGGAACAGATTATACGAACTTGCCAGTCGAATCACAGCCGCCGCTTGATGTCGTTTTAGAAGATAGGGAGGCGGTTGAACCGAAAAACAACGAGGAAGTATCTCCTCCTCCAGAGAAAGAAAATGAACGGAGTACAGGGAATCGTGATGTCGTGTTTATTTATTCCACACATAACCGGGAGTCTTTTTTACCTCATTTACCTGAGGGTACGGAAGCTGCTTATCATGATGAGGTGAATATTACGAAAGTTGGGGAACGATTCGCGCAATCATTGGAGGCAAATGGAATTGGCGCAAAAGTGGATCAGTCAGATATTACCACTACGGCTAATGAACAAGGAATCGGCTCATATGCTGCTTCAAGACCCGTTGTAAAAGAAGCAATGGCAACAAATGATGACATTAAATACGTTTTTGATCTTCATAGGGATAGTGTATCTAGAGACGTTACGACGACAGAAATTAATGGGGATACCTATGCACGAACGATTTTCGTTGTAGGTGCAAAACATCCAGATTATGAGCAAAACTTAAAAACCGCCACAGAACTTCATAAAATGTTGGAGGAGCAATACCCAGGACTTAGCCGTGGGGTGCTGACCAAAAAAGGAAGTGGGTCTAATGGAATATACAATCAGGACTTGTCGAGTAATGCTGTATTACTTGAATTTGGGGGAATTCATAACAGTCTGGATGAAGCGTATCGTACGGCTGATGTAATGGGAGAAGTATTTAGCGACTATTACTGGAAAAAGGCAGAAAAAGTTTCTTCAGAATCGTAA